A genomic segment from Dietzia psychralcaliphila encodes:
- the sucB gene encoding 2-oxoglutarate dehydrogenase, E2 component, dihydrolipoamide succinyltransferase: MAFSVQMPALGESVSEGTVTRWLKKEGDTVEVDEPLLEVSTDKVDTEIPSPAAGTLQKIVADEDETVEIGGELAVIDDGSGGSDDSAAEDTSDDDSAAEDTSDDDSADDSADEADEAPAEKPAPTKSSGGSASKGSGGKGTEVTMPELGESVTEGTITNWLKSVGDTVEMDEPLLEVSTDKVDTEIPSPVAGTLQKIVADEDETVEVGAVLAVIGDGEASDQDDSDQDDSDTSDEPAAEDTSDDDAADDSADEADEAPAEKPAPTKSSGGSAGKGSGGKGTEVTMPELGESVTEGTITKWLKSVGDTVEMDEPLLEVSTDKVDTEIPSPVAGTLQKIVADEDETVEVGAVLAVIGDGEASDQDDSDTSDEPADEAEDDATPDAAESTRPDDAPTQAQGDATDAAGAAQQDDAAGKTPKAEKKAAEKAGTKTGTSAKAERSEKSDGGQDSSGGIPERAEPAAAAKSGTSPYVTPLVRKLAQEHGVDLDSVKGTGIGGRIRKQDVLAAAEGEGADSGSDAPAEKKTPAGGPSAAGVRPELAELRGTTKKANRIRKITAKKTRESLQTSAQLTQVFEADLTRVAQLRAQVKEQFVDKHGVKLTYLPFYAKAVVEALVSHPNVNASYDEDSNEITYHGSVNLGIAVDTEAGLLSPVIQNAQDLDIPGLAKAILDLAERARSSKLTPDDLQGGTFTITNIGSEGALFDTPILVPPQAAMLGTGAIVRRPVVDADADGESIAIRSMGYLPLTYDHRLIDGADAGRFLTTVKDRLQKAEFEGDLGL; encoded by the coding sequence ATGGCCTTCTCCGTACAGATGCCGGCTCTCGGTGAATCCGTCAGCGAGGGCACCGTCACCCGCTGGCTCAAGAAGGAGGGCGACACGGTCGAGGTCGACGAGCCGTTGCTCGAGGTCTCCACCGACAAGGTCGACACCGAGATCCCGTCGCCCGCAGCGGGCACCCTGCAGAAGATCGTCGCCGACGAGGACGAGACCGTCGAGATCGGTGGTGAGCTCGCGGTCATCGACGACGGCTCCGGCGGATCCGACGACTCGGCCGCGGAGGACACCTCCGACGACGACTCGGCCGCGGAGGACACCTCCGACGACGACTCTGCCGATGACTCCGCCGACGAGGCCGACGAGGCGCCCGCCGAGAAGCCCGCGCCCACGAAGTCCTCCGGCGGCTCTGCAAGCAAGGGCTCGGGTGGCAAGGGCACCGAGGTCACCATGCCCGAACTCGGCGAGTCCGTCACCGAGGGAACCATCACCAACTGGCTCAAGTCCGTCGGCGACACCGTCGAGATGGATGAGCCGCTGCTCGAGGTCTCCACCGACAAGGTCGACACCGAGATCCCCTCCCCCGTCGCCGGCACCCTGCAGAAGATCGTCGCCGACGAGGACGAGACCGTCGAGGTCGGCGCCGTCCTCGCAGTCATCGGCGACGGCGAGGCATCCGACCAGGACGACTCCGACCAAGACGATTCCGACACGAGCGACGAGCCCGCCGCGGAGGACACCTCCGACGACGACGCTGCCGATGACTCCGCCGACGAGGCCGACGAGGCGCCCGCCGAGAAGCCCGCGCCCACGAAGTCCTCCGGCGGCTCTGCAGGCAAGGGCTCGGGAGGCAAGGGCACCGAGGTCACCATGCCCGAACTCGGCGAGTCCGTCACCGAGGGAACCATCACCAAGTGGCTCAAGTCCGTCGGCGACACCGTCGAGATGGATGAGCCGCTGCTCGAGGTCTCCACCGACAAGGTCGACACCGAGATCCCCTCCCCCGTCGCCGGCACCCTGCAGAAGATCGTCGCCGACGAGGACGAGACCGTCGAGGTCGGCGCCGTCCTCGCAGTCATCGGCGACGGCGAGGCATCCGACCAGGACGACTCCGACACGAGCGACGAGCCCGCCGACGAAGCGGAGGACGACGCGACACCCGACGCCGCCGAGTCCACCCGTCCGGACGATGCCCCCACGCAGGCGCAGGGCGACGCCACCGACGCGGCCGGCGCCGCCCAGCAGGATGACGCGGCCGGCAAGACCCCGAAGGCCGAGAAGAAGGCCGCGGAGAAGGCCGGGACCAAGACGGGGACGTCCGCGAAGGCCGAGAGGTCGGAGAAGTCGGACGGTGGGCAGGACTCATCGGGCGGCATCCCGGAGCGGGCCGAGCCCGCGGCCGCCGCCAAGTCCGGTACGTCGCCGTACGTCACACCGTTGGTGCGCAAGCTCGCGCAGGAGCACGGTGTCGACCTCGACTCCGTCAAGGGCACCGGCATCGGCGGGCGCATCCGCAAGCAGGACGTCCTCGCCGCGGCCGAGGGTGAGGGCGCCGACAGTGGCTCGGATGCCCCCGCCGAGAAGAAGACCCCTGCCGGGGGGCCGTCCGCCGCCGGTGTCCGTCCGGAGCTCGCCGAGCTGCGGGGAACCACCAAGAAGGCCAACCGGATCCGCAAGATCACGGCAAAGAAGACCCGCGAGTCGCTGCAGACCAGCGCGCAGCTCACGCAGGTCTTCGAGGCGGACCTGACCCGCGTCGCGCAGCTGCGCGCCCAGGTCAAGGAGCAGTTCGTCGACAAGCACGGCGTCAAGCTCACCTACCTGCCGTTCTACGCGAAGGCCGTGGTCGAGGCCCTGGTCTCGCATCCGAACGTCAACGCGTCCTACGACGAGGACTCCAACGAGATCACCTATCACGGCTCGGTGAACCTCGGCATCGCCGTGGACACCGAGGCGGGACTGCTCTCCCCGGTGATCCAGAACGCACAGGACCTGGACATCCCGGGTCTCGCCAAGGCGATTCTCGACCTGGCGGAGCGTGCGCGGTCGTCCAAGCTCACCCCGGACGACCTCCAGGGCGGGACGTTCACCATCACCAACATCGGGAGCGAGGGCGCGCTGTTCGACACCCCGATCCTCGTCCCGCCGCAGGCGGCGATGCTGGGCACCGGTGCGATCGTTCGTCGACCCGTGGTGGACGCCGACGCGGACGGCGAGTCGATCGCCATCCGGTCGATGGGTTACCTGCCGCTGACGTACGACCACCGGCTC
- a CDS encoding oxidoreductase, translated as MAFRDLFRRRQTRIPADPADLDHLRSWCETRVGVEAFLEPETLVSVPGLRLVAFDGEWTRREVGDVATARKLADELKIPLYDAMETGYPDRMRLYEEVRIARERKERARRLREQMRGADEG; from the coding sequence GTGGCGTTCCGCGATCTTTTCCGGCGGCGGCAGACGCGGATTCCGGCGGATCCCGCGGATCTCGACCACCTCCGGTCCTGGTGCGAGACGAGGGTGGGGGTCGAGGCCTTCCTCGAGCCCGAGACTCTCGTGTCGGTCCCGGGACTACGCCTGGTCGCCTTTGACGGTGAATGGACCCGTCGAGAGGTGGGGGACGTGGCCACGGCACGCAAGCTCGCCGACGAGCTCAAGATCCCCCTGTACGACGCCATGGAGACCGGTTACCCGGACCGGATGAGGCTCTACGAGGAGGTCCGGATCGCGCGCGAACGCAAGGAGAGGGCCCGCCGGCTCCGCGAACAGATGCGCGGAGCCGACGAGGGCTGA
- a CDS encoding leucyl aminopeptidase, with product MPTAQSILTHSPDLAAIEAVTTPVESEVVVVGIAAGADRGNGGAESDAAPVVVAPGLDGEVTAALATLAHSVGASTKVGSTTRVPAPEGVPGRSVVLVGLGSSVDEIGDETLRRAAGAAARACRGLGAALVLLDAERVEAVALGAALGSFRPAKVTAKNDDDEKADSVKVFVAEGGADAVTRAATIAECVGLARDLVNTPPNLLFPGSFADRAAELAAAAGLEVEVMDETALADGGFGGILAVGGGSSRPPRLVRLTHRGNDDRPSVALVGKGVTFDTGGISIKPAAGMEQMTMDMGGAAAVVATVILAARLGLDLTVVATVPMAENMPSSTAYRPGDVLTMYGGTTVEVQNTDAEGRLILADAIVRACEDSPSHLIDTATLTGAQMVALGRKTPGVMGTEEFRDRVAELSRGIGEGGWPMPLPEELRDGLDSEVADLTNVTPHRWGGMLSAGLFLKEFVAEGVQWAHIDVAGPAYNDGGPEGYLPKGGTGVPVRTMLAVLEDIASAD from the coding sequence ATGCCCACCGCGCAGTCGATCCTCACCCACAGCCCGGACCTCGCCGCGATCGAGGCCGTCACGACGCCTGTCGAGTCCGAGGTGGTGGTGGTCGGTATCGCCGCGGGCGCCGACCGCGGTAATGGCGGCGCCGAGTCGGACGCGGCCCCCGTCGTCGTCGCCCCCGGTCTGGACGGCGAGGTCACCGCGGCGCTGGCCACGCTGGCCCACTCCGTCGGCGCCTCCACCAAGGTCGGGTCCACCACCCGCGTCCCGGCGCCGGAGGGCGTCCCCGGTCGGTCCGTGGTTCTCGTAGGCCTCGGCTCCTCCGTCGACGAGATCGGCGACGAGACACTGCGCCGGGCGGCCGGCGCCGCCGCGCGCGCGTGCCGAGGACTGGGCGCCGCACTGGTCCTGCTCGACGCCGAACGCGTCGAGGCCGTCGCGTTGGGGGCGGCGCTGGGATCGTTCCGGCCGGCCAAGGTCACGGCTAAGAATGACGATGACGAGAAGGCGGACTCCGTGAAGGTGTTCGTCGCGGAGGGTGGCGCGGACGCGGTGACCCGCGCCGCCACCATCGCCGAGTGCGTCGGTCTGGCCCGCGACCTGGTCAACACGCCGCCCAACCTGCTCTTCCCCGGTTCCTTCGCGGACCGCGCCGCCGAGCTCGCCGCCGCCGCGGGCCTGGAGGTGGAGGTCATGGACGAGACCGCTCTGGCCGACGGCGGGTTCGGCGGGATCCTCGCCGTGGGCGGCGGCTCGTCCCGCCCACCGCGTCTGGTCCGCCTCACGCACCGGGGGAACGACGATCGCCCGAGCGTCGCCCTGGTGGGCAAGGGCGTCACCTTCGACACCGGCGGTATCTCCATCAAGCCGGCCGCGGGCATGGAGCAGATGACGATGGACATGGGCGGTGCGGCCGCCGTGGTCGCGACCGTCATCCTGGCCGCCCGGCTCGGTCTCGACCTGACCGTGGTGGCGACCGTCCCGATGGCCGAGAACATGCCGTCCTCGACCGCGTACCGACCCGGCGACGTGCTCACCATGTACGGCGGGACGACGGTCGAGGTGCAGAACACCGACGCCGAGGGGCGACTCATCCTCGCCGACGCCATCGTCAGGGCCTGCGAGGACTCACCCTCCCACCTCATCGACACGGCCACGCTCACCGGCGCACAGATGGTGGCGCTGGGTAGGAAGACCCCGGGCGTCATGGGAACCGAGGAGTTCCGTGACCGGGTGGCCGAGCTCAGCCGCGGGATCGGCGAGGGCGGTTGGCCCATGCCGCTCCCCGAGGAGCTCCGGGACGGTCTGGACTCCGAGGTCGCGGATCTGACCAACGTCACCCCGCACCGCTGGGGTGGCATGCTCTCCGCCGGACTGTTCCTGAAGGAGTTCGTCGCCGAGGGCGTCCAGTGGGCTCATATCGACGTCGCCGGCCCGGCCTACAACGACGGTGGGCCCGAGGGTTACCTGCCCAAGGGCGGCACCGGCGTGCCCGTGCGGACGATGCTCGCGGTCCTCGAGGACATCGCCTCGGCCGACTGA